The following coding sequences lie in one Pelecanus crispus isolate bPelCri1 chromosome 9, bPelCri1.pri, whole genome shotgun sequence genomic window:
- the MEGF9 gene encoding multiple epidermal growth factor-like domains protein 9 — protein sequence MWRQREEMLGSAASPCVTWELTEVVRVGGDLCNCSAVGSASAAECNSTTGQCPCLEGYAGLRCESCAEGFYPERRSQRCRPCGCSPAGSSSAQCDDSGKCQCKVGVTDLKCDWCSDGYYRFNETTCEPCQCNNHSKTCDSLTGICLHCQENTEGNHCERCKEGFYRSTHPAHACHHCPCSTVASTGTCQIHPGETAPRCDKCKTGYTGPNCNQCDNGYYNSDSICVRCKCNGNVDPARSRSVCKPDSGECIGCLYHTAGFHCEECEDGYVRDPEGTNCTKKEATLGPETREFTTSAPNASKATSFSTAVINSTLSPTTIQTIFPISSSDNSTSAFADVSWTQFNIIILTVIIIVVVLLMGFVGAVYMYREYQTRKLNAPFWTIELKEDNISFSSYHDSIPNADVSGLLEDDGNEVAPNGQLTLTTPMHNYKA from the exons GAgacctgtgcaactgcagcgCCGTGGGCAGCGCCAGCGCGGCCGAATGCAACAGCACGACGGGGCAGTGCCCCTGCCTCGAAGGCTACGCGGGGCTGCGGTGCGAGAGCTGTGCCGAGGGCTTCTACCCCGAGCGGAGGAGCCAGCGGTGCCGTCCCTGCGGCTGCAGCCCCGCCGGCTCCAGCAGCGCCCAGTGTGATGA ctCTGGGAAATGCCAGTGTAAAGTTGGTGTCACGGACCTGAAGTGTGACTGGTGCAGTGATGGATACTACAGGTTTAATGAAACCACCTGTGAGCCATGCCAGTGCAACAACCACTCCAAAACCTGCGACAGCTTGACAG GCATCTGCCTGCATTGCCAGGAAAACACCGAGGGAAACCACTGCGAGCGCTGCAAGGAGGGCTTCTACAGAAGCACCCATCCTGCCCACGCCTGCCATCACTGCCCGTGCTCCACCGTGGCATCGACCGGCACCTGCCAAATAC atCCTGGTGAAACTGCCCCAAGGTGTGACAAATGCAAAACTGGGTACACTGGCCCAAACTGCAACCAGTGCGACAATGGCTACTACAACTCTGACAGCATCTGCGTAAGATGTAAATGCAACGGGAACGTGGACCCAGCACGGTCACGCAGTGTGTGCAAGCCGGATAGCGGGGAGTGCATCGGCTGCCTGTACCACACTGCTGGGTTTCATTGTGAGGAGTGTGAGGACGGCTACGTTCGAGACCCTGAGGGGACCAACTGCACCAAGAAAG aAGCCACTCTTGGCCCAGAAACAAGGGAGTTTACAACTTCTGCTCCAAATGCCAGCAAGGCAACATCATTTTCAACGGCAGTGATAAACAGTACGTTGTCACCAACAACTATACAGACTATATTTCCTATAAGTTCCTCTGACAATAGTacctctgcttttgcagatgtCTCATGGACTCAGTTTAACATAATTATTTTGACAGTTATCATCATTGTTGTGGTCCTACTAATGGGCTTTGTGGGTGCTGTCTACATGTACCGTGAGTATCAAACCAGAAAACTTAACGCTCCTTTTTGGACCATTGAACTCAAAGAGGACAACATCAGTTTTAGCAGCTACCATGACAGCATACCCAACGCTGATGTTTCGGGGCTGTTGGAAGACGATGGGAATGAAGTTGCACCGAATGGACAGCTAACGCTGACAACTCCCATGCATAATTATAAAGCTTAG